The region CATGGAAGGCGTCGGCAGCGCGGTCACGCTGGACCTGTTCGTGCCGGCCGACCTGTTTTATTTTGACGGCCATTTCGACGGCGCGCCGCTGCTGCCCGGCGTGGTGCAGGTGGACTGGGCGCGCCACTTTGCGCGCCTGCACCTGGCGCTGCCGGCACGGTTCCGGGCCATGCACGCCCTGAAATTCCAGCAGCCCGTGTTGCCGGGCAGCGCGTTGCGGCTGGAGCTGCAATACGACGCGCTTAAAGGCAGCCTGCAGTTTCGCTATCTGTCGGACGCCGGCCAGCACGCCAGCGGCCGTCTCTTGTTTCATCCTGACGTTGTGGCCAATACCGGCCCTGGCGAACCTCCACCTGCAGCGAGCGCATGTTAGATAAAAAATTCTCACCCGAGCGCCAGAGCGCCTTTGCGGCCCGTTTCGACGCGCAAAAGATCGCCTTCGGTCCCGTCGTGTTCCAGTGCGTGCGCTACGCGTGGAAACGCGGCATGCTGCAGGCGCTGGCGGACACGGGCCACAGCGGCCTGACGGTGGTGGACATGGCCGCGGGCGGCCGCTGGACCGAGTACGCGCTGAAAGTGGTGCTGGAGTCCTGCCTGTCGGCCGGCGTGGTGTATGTGCGCGACGGCGCCTATGTGCTCGACAAGGTGGGCTATTGCGTGCTGACCGACAGCATCACCCAGGTCAACCTCGATTTCAACCACGACGTGTGCTACCAGGGCCTGTTCGACCTGGACCGCTCGCTCGACGCCGAGCAGCCGCTGGGCCTGGCCGCCTTGGGCGACTGGCCGACCCTGTACCAGGGCCTCTCAAGCATGCCGGAGCCGGCCAAGACCAGCTGGTTCGCGTTCGACCATCATTATTCGGACACCTCGTTTCCCGAGATTTTCCCCGACGTGTTCGCCACGGCGCCGCGCCGCATCATGGACATC is a window of Janthinobacterium sp. J1-1 DNA encoding:
- a CDS encoding class I SAM-dependent methyltransferase — encoded protein: MLDKKFSPERQSAFAARFDAQKIAFGPVVFQCVRYAWKRGMLQALADTGHSGLTVVDMAAGGRWTEYALKVVLESCLSAGVVYVRDGAYVLDKVGYCVLTDSITQVNLDFNHDVCYQGLFDLDRSLDAEQPLGLAALGDWPTLYQGLSSMPEPAKTSWFAFDHHYSDTSFPEIFPDVFATAPRRIMDIGANTGKFASAALAYHSGVELHLVDLERQLAVADTTLQDAGVRARAQLHPRDLLDDAAALPAGMDLVWMSQFLSCFSEAAIASILRRVAQSLGDNGQVLIMDTFWDRQQYDIAAYCLINTSPYFTAMASGNSKIYQSTDYIRLAEAAGLELLTARDGIGYCHSLLRFGRAGARGD